DNA from Triticum aestivum cultivar Chinese Spring chromosome 7D, IWGSC CS RefSeq v2.1, whole genome shotgun sequence:
atcctcttatcgggagggggtcaatcttcatcaacatcttcaccagcaccatctcctctcaaaccctagttcatctcttgtatccaatctttgtcccaaaacctcagattggtacctgtgggttgctagtagtgttgattactccttgtagttgatgctagttggtttatttggtggaagatcatatgttcagatcctttatgcatattaatatccctctgattatgaacatgaatatgatttgtgagtagttacgtttgttcttgaggacatgggagaagtcttgctataagtagtcatgtgaatttggtattcgttcgatattttgatgagatgtatgttgtctttcctctagtggtgttatgtgaacgttgactacatgacacttcaccaatgtttgggcctagaggaaggcattgggaagtaataagtagatgatgggttgctagagcgacagaagcttaaaccctagtttatgcgttgcttcataaggggctgatttggatccatatgtttcatgctatggttaggtttaccttaatacttcttttgtagttgtggatgcttgcaataggggttaatcataagcgggatgcttgtccaaggaagggcagcacccaagcaccggtccacccacataccaaattatcaaagtaacgaacgcgaatcatatgagcgtgatgaaaactagcttgatgataattcccatgtgtcctcgggagagttttccttcatataagaatttgtccaggcttgtcctttgctacaaaaaggattgggccatcttgctgcaccttatttactttcattacttgttacccgttacaaattaccttatcacaaaactatctgttatcgataatttcagtgcttgtagagaataccttattgaaaaccgtttgtcatttccttctgctcctcgttgggttcgacactcttacttatcgaaaggactacaatagatcccctacacttgtgggtcatcagccaatgtccctcgtcttcctctctcggatcttggccatcttatagatgtccctttcgccttccttcgtgcctaaccgttggtagaggtcctcatatgtccgaccccttgcttcaccaacagctcgctttgcagccttcttcgtcatcttgtacttctctatgttgtctgcactcctatccaggtataggcatctgaagcaatctttcttctctttaatcgccttctggacatcatcattccaccaccaggtatccttatcttcgcttctccttcccctggacactccaaactcctccgaggccaccttatgaatgcaagtctccatcttcatccacacattgtccgcatcccctccttcctcccaagggccctccttaatgaccctctccttgaacgcctgagctacctccccttgagcctccaccacttcgttctagcgactttggcatgcttatcccgctggacacgaatccgaaagcggaagtcagcaaccaccagcttatgctggggtacaacactctctccaggtatcaccttatagTCTAGGCACAcatgcctatcttctcttctcgagaggatgaaatcaatctggctagagtgttggccactactaaaagtcaccagatgtgattctctctttctaaagagggtgttagctacaatcatgttgtaggctagagcaaagcttaagacatcttctccttcttgattcctgatgccatagccaaagcccccatgcgccccttcaaaacctatgTTAGATGTACCcatgtggccattgaggtctcctcctatgaagagcttcccACAAattggtacactcctaaccatgtcttccaggccttcccagaactccctcttggtgttttcattgtggcctacttgcggggcatacgcgttgataacattgagaaccaagtcctcaactaccagcttgaccaggataatccggtccccacgtctcttgacgtccaccactccatacttgaggctcttgttgatcaagatgcctacgccatttctgtttgcagccgtccccgtgtaccacagcttgaagccggtatcctccacctccttcgccttctgtcctctccatttggtttcttggacgcaaaggatatcaacacctctcctcaccgctgcatcaactagctcccgaagcttccctgtcagagaccctacgttccagctacctaagcgaatcctcctaggcttagctagcttccttacccttcgcactcgtcgagtcaaatgcgaagacccttgctcattttccactacatccgggcgccgatgtagcgcgccactaaggatgcgatgacccgatcctcgctcacttgccaccgtatccggatcatgatacggcgcgccacctgggggtgacggcccggcccttgctcattttccaccacacccgggttccgatgtggcgcatcgctgagagggttacgccccaatgaaaatcttttgggtttcatctccataagagtggctgagtttttacgttggctcgccaagcctatcacaaccctcctcctttacccgggcttgggaccggctatgttgagacaacataggcggagtttttGCCTAGGAAAAAGAAAAACGAGTTCAATTAACTGGTAAAAGTACTAGTATTATAGCAGAATTTCAATATGATACTATTCATAGCTGGATTTCTGTTCCTTATTTCCAACATGTGAATCAAATTGGAACTGAATCTGCATGATGGATATATGTTGTGCCAATCTACATGACCTTTTTGAAACATTTAGCTGTGGCACCATGACCTGGGAGCACGGTAGCACCTCAAGCCATAAGATCACTAATAGATATCTTCTTCTCAATTGACACTGAAAGGGAATTATAGCTACAAACCATATGCTTCCCAACTGCCAGAGGGGAAGGCGCGGTGTTGCACAATAAATCTTTCCTAGAATTCACACCACAAACCCACAAGTCATGTCccatgctactccctccattttaaattgatctgcatattaggtttgactgcagtcaaacttcgtaaactttgaccaagtttacagaaaaaatataaacatttgcgataacaaatctatatgatgtgaaagtacattcaataatgaatgtAATGGTATTGATTTATTATTGTATattttaatatttttgtttataaactttgtcaaagtttacaaagttgtCTGTATATCGCTCAGGAGATAAAATTATGGTTTCTGCTCACGTGACGCCATCACATCTTATTTTGTCTTGCAATGCCTAGTAAGGGGCACCAACAACGATGAGGTCTCTCCTCACTTGCTCTAGCTTATAGTTTCCTTTGTTCTCACTGCTCCAATGCTCTAGTTCTGGCCCGggttgagccccccccccccccccccccccccatggtgcTTCATTCTTCTTCAAACAAATGCCTGGGGTGCTAGTGTCCTTTGGGTCACATTTTATTGGGTACCTTGGCATATATGTGGGATTTGGCCCTCATTGGTTACATTCCATAATGAGGATACTCACACGTTTTCAAGAACCAATTCATGCTCTACAAGGTGAAAACCCTTGATTTAGCCGTCAATGATGGATTCGCAACGATATTTTACGTACTTCAGTCCCATCTACCGGTCCCTAAGCCCTAGGATGAGAAGTCTTGCCAATTTATAAAACCCTTGAGTTGGCCATCTCCTTGATGGTGTTTTGTTGGAAGATGGTCATACATTCACTCAATGAAGGACGTTGGTAGTCTTACACATTTTGACAGCTCGTTGGTTATTGCATTTTGCCCCTTTTGTAAACCGATTTGTTCGACTTTGATGCATACGTTATATTGTGCAGTTAAACTGAAGGTCATATCTTTGCACGAGTCACAGCCACACGTTCCAATGGTTTAATACAATATATGGCCAGCTTAACTTAATTGATAACCCATGGTATCCATAGTTCACTTTCATACAACTATGCGCCGGTGCATGAGCCGTACCCGTCCAACTTGTTGCATTGCTATGCCTATGCAGGTAGGTTCCAGGGCGTCATCAGTGGTGCTATTGTGTGTTTACGATACCCGAACGACAAGGATGCATCATTAGTTGATTGCCGCAATAAAAATCACTAGATGAATGAACTTGGAAGTACAATGTGCGAATCTTGTGCTTCAAACATTTCTTAAACATCCACTCCACAAGTTATTTATAAATGATGTGTGAAATTTATATGTAATTTTCTCCAAATATAGTTCCACAAAATAACAAATGTATTAAGTTTTAGCAACTGTCTCGTAGCACCATTATTAGGTTTTAGCAAGATATAAATTCTACTGCAAGACCATAACTAACAGAATAATCCTTGATCTAATTTGATAAATCTATCCTACTATACATTAAAACTGAAGGTCATATATTTACACAAGTCAGAACCATACGTTCCACTGGTTCTGACATATGGCTGGCTTAATTGATGATTTATGGTCCACTCACTGCTTGATCGTACAGTTCAATTGCTTAATAGCCACCCCTCCAGCTTGTTGCATCACTATGCAGGTAGGTTCCAGGGCGTCTTCAGTGGTGCTATTGTGTGTTGATGAAACCCTAATTACCTACCTGCAAGGCTGTACCGCGCTAACTGACTAAAACAAGATGAACTTGGAGTATAATTTATTAGATCGGCTACACACAAGCATGACATTTTAGGCATACTTTTGGTAAAAGAAATTAAAACTTTGACAATAAATTTTCAAAAATGCTTCGATCAAATAAGCAAAAATTAATGTTTGTTTTCGACcagtcaatcaaaaaaataaaataacagtTTCATTGGGTTTGAGAAATTGTTTTGCAATATAAACAGATATTCAAGATGTGGGTGTCTTTTTCTTAAGACTGCCCAAAGTAAGTGCATGTTTGAATGGCCGTCATCCATGTGTCGACGTCACTGATTAATACGGGGTGAACCTTAACCATGGGATATACAGAGTACAGTTAATGGTTCCTAGTCTTTCGGACACGATCGATGTGATGCAGCAGCTGCCCAGATATGAACGGTTACAAGTGGCACCGGTCGCTGCGTACATTAATGTGCAACTTGTGCAGCCACGCACTGCTCCACAAACATATTTGGCACTGCGGTTGCACATGCATTTTTCCTTAACAAGCAGCTACTATAATTGTGATTTTGATGTATTGTTGAATGGCATTTCAGCCACATAATATGTGCCACTTGGTCAGAAGAGGCTACTATTCTAAAAATTGCTATATATCCGAGTGTTGACTAACAATAAAAGATCGCCTAGCCGAAAAAGCAGATCAGCTAGGGCTTTCGAAGCATGTAAGTACGAGCTGCATAATAACCCCAGTTGTGCGACATTTAGATAAAAGGAGCAGTTAGATCTTAAACTGAGCAAAGCCCCCAAAGTTAATAGACTGTACTTTCCAAGATATGTAAAGTAGAGGAGGATGCAAGCTTTTGAAATTTTGTATTCTCTCTGCATACATATATGAAGGTATTTCAGAAAAATTATGCCCTACAAAATAAACATATTATTATATTTTTGTCCATCATATCCAGATACCTTAATAATATGATCAGAAGGTAAGTATTGTCATTCATAAGTTTTTCTACTTTACATATGTAACAAGAGAAGCACACTTAAAAAACTTCTTCAGTGTGGTCACAAGCTCTACTAAATAGGCTGTGCAAACATATCAATGTCTTAGTTGACCATACCTAATTGCCGAGTAACAAAGTTGAAATATATAATTAAGAGGAAACATTAACTCAAGAAAACTAATTTCAGAAATAAATTACCTGGAACTGCTGTATGGCACAAATAGCACTAACAAACTAAATCAAACTGTGATTCCATTGTTTGGGTGAAGTTTCCTTAATTTTGTTTGACTTTTCCTTTTTCTCGGTGGTCTGCAATCTGCACAGCAAAGAAAATGATAAAGTTTACCAACGTGGTTACAAATTGCTTTATAGGACCATAAAAAAGGCAGACCAGAAGATAAGAGTAAAATAGGAAAGTATATTGAGGTCATTTCCATTACAAAAGCAGTTCGATCACCCACGCAGCTCAAAGCTGCAATAATGCAACACCAAATGCTTGCACTGGAACAGGTACAGTGAAGTAGTTAGTGCACATCAAGAATAGTTGGCTCAGTAACTGCAGTGCAGCAGCAAGAGAAGTAGAGAGATGCAGAGTAACATGTGCAATTGTGCATGTCATGTAAAATATACATCAGTTGCTCAGTCAAGATAAGAATATCAAATATCTCCTGCAAACGGGTAGGAAATTTATAGTAACTGATGATAGCTGTACTAAATATAAACTGATGACTACAACCATTTAATTTCTATAATTCAAACACAAGAATCTATTTAGCCATGACAGAAGAAATGAACTGGAAACATTCAGAATGGAGCCGACAGATAAATTTGCACATGAATACAGTATTACTACTTTGCATGGCCTAATTTATGTCTCTAAGATGCTACTCTACACTATCAAGACCTGACAGATGTTACTTTACAATATCTAAACCTGACAGATGCTACTTTACAACATTATCTACATGGGTAGAACTGATCAGAATTGCTTGTACAGTTGCACTGCTTGAACAGCTAGGACTTCTTGTACAGAATTCTGATAAGATTGACCAAGAGCTGAATGGATATGTTTTAACTCCACAGTTCACGTCCAGCCGTACAGTCACCAAAAGGAGACCAGGAACCCATCCGGACACAATCACAGTTACATAAAATCCCTGATCACTGCTATGAAGAGGGCTGAATTTTTGCGTTCATTTGAACGATGACGTCTTTGAATGCCTCACAACCATCAAAACGCTGCCCTTTATTAGTCCAGTTTAACAATTTGTCGCGAAGATCGATTACAAAATCTTTATCATGGCCCGCCTCATTCAGCAATAAATTTACACACTTCAGCAGGTATGGGCCTGTCTTGGTTCTGAGTTGACTGACAAAATGACGACATGTATCTTCACATTCAAAGATCACTGCGGACATATCCTCAATAATGTCAAGCCAGCCAAAGATGAGACATGCACCACTTAAAGCCCATCTTTCACTAGAACCTCCACGACTAGATGAAAAAACATCATTGCCAGCCTGATCTTTCCTTTTTGTCTGCCCTTCCTTTGACTCCATAACCAGACCAGTGCTTGCGTAGTGCAGAAGCACGTTACAGTCTTGCTCACTAATACAAGCAGAGGACACAAGCAACACCCCTAAAGGAACCCGTAGATGCAGAAAATTAGGGCATGAGAGAGGGACGTCTAATTGTTCTGCACCTTGCACTTGACTGACAGCACTTATGCGACAAAACTTCACACAGCGATCATCAAAATCTTTGATAAGGGAACTGACAGGGTTGGTTGACACATTAAGTTTCTCTGTATCCCGAACTGTGGGTACTCGCAGTTTCCTCCTGTGATTTACTGTACTGGTATGGTGTGCATAACTTGGGCGTCTTTTGTTGTTCCTGGCCCAAGAATGTGATAACTCCACCATATTTTTAGCTAGCAACTGGCATTCATCAACATTAGAAGGGCATAACACCCACGAAAGGTAAAATGCTGCCCTCTGAGCAAGACTGATATCGCTTATTGATTCAGCAGTTTTCTCCTCAGATAATACTTCTGATAAATAACCTTGTGAACCTTCCTGGTGAAATAGTAGAGCAGTGGCAAAATTGAACCAGGTAGGGAAGTTCGTAATTGTCAACCTGCAGCACCACAGAGCAGGAGCAATTAGCTTTGAGTTGAACAGCATGCTAAATATCTGGATATTATTGTTTGCATGTTAATAAGCATACCAAGCAGAACTGTATATGAATTTGACCAATCCTTTTGATGGTTGTTTCTTGCCAAAGTGTGACCCTTTTGGTGGTTGTGATTGTATGTTTTTCCATGAAGAGTCGTCGCTGCTTGTTTTACCCAAGAAAACCGTAACTTCTATGTAAGAAACAAGATCCAAAAATCGTCTGCATGATATGGGTCCAGTTAGTATGGCAAGCAAATCCCTTTGTTGGCTTGGGAAATAAGCATGTGTAAAGGGAAATTTCTGTCCCAGTTCCATGGATATTCCCCATCCCATAGGCTCGAGAAGAAGATCTATTACTGATGATACCACTGCTGTGCAAAGTCCTAGCACAGAACCCATACCCCTGCAATCAGAAATAATATACATGAATAAGTAAAAATTGTAAAAGAAATCTCCACAAACAAGAAGCCCAGAATGTGTAATGCATTAAGACAAGATGCAGAACCGTGTGGATCCATAATAGTGCTGTGGGTATACCATTTAGAACAGGAGGAAGGAATGCTACAGAAGATTAAACAATTAACTCTCTGGTTAATAAAGTTTCCATTTACAGAAGATTAAATAACTAACAGATGATGAATTTTAATGTGATACAGAACATGAATCTGTTAATTCAGGTTTGAGGTAGTTTAAATCCAAGCTTTCAAGAGTTCACTTGGCCGTGCACATTACCCTATTTTCTAATAATGAACTTCAACTTTGCTAGTTGCAGGCTCAAGACATAACACTTTTAATTGCGCTGTGTGCAAGTTTAATTGCAAGTGTGAAAATGGTTCGAGATGCCAACTGACATAAACACAACAAACTCAGAGTCACAAACAAAAAATAGAGAAGCTAGTACAAGTATTATGAGGTGTGAAGTTACGTCGCAAGAAACCATATATGGAATAATGACCGCATCTCCAAGAACGCTGGTGGGGAGCAAACTAAGCATATTACAATCACACGCCATGCTACCCGATCATGTAATTCTTTTCTCAGACAAAGCAAAGGCCTTGTAATTGCTTCTCGTAGCATCTCTGAAAGATCATGTTTCAGAATTGATGGGTCGTAATGCCACAAATGGACCCTGCCACACACAAACCAAAAATGCAAAACAGATCAGTAAAATACGTAAAAGAATGGCAGGATTTTTTTTCTCAAATTAGGCAACAGGATAAAGGATCACCTAATGTAAGCACAGACAAGGTAAAAAAAAGTGCCAATAACTCAAGATTGTATTACTCGCAAAACAGTACAATTATTTTTATAAGAGAGGGTTAAGATCAATGTACATTTCTGGGAATCCAGTTGGACTTTAGCATATATTGCTATTACTCTATATCATGTTCGCAGCCAAAACATCACTAGAAGACAGCTCAATGTAAACGAATATCATACAACATCCTTAAAGCTAATGCTAGTACTATGTTAGTCCATGTATAACTGTCCCAAGCATACCTCGGCGGGATTGAGCCATCACTTGGAAGCACTTGATAAGATGGATGTGTTGTTACATCCAGAGAAATGGTACCCATCTCGCAACTGCTTTCTCCATCTTCTCTGTAATATGGCGAAGGAAAGAGACACTGGTAACGAGGGGATAACAGGGCTGTTTTCACAGCAGCGTGCAACAGATCATAGGAATGCCCCGCAACTGCACAAAAGAAAGCCACAATACATGAACATCAACAGAAACAAGTAACATACTGTTAACCTACAGCCTGAGGAAGTGAGAGGGCGAACACAAAATTTCATGAAGTGAGCACTGAATTGCAAGGAATGTAGATCTGAATGATTAATAATACATCAGCCTCCTAAAGTTTGTTTGGAAGTGGCAGTTTCATTTGGAAGTGGCAGCATTGCAGTCTACTGCATGCTATTCGGGGAGAACATAGGAAGGGGAGAAATCTCACCATCACGGCCCCCCAATTTCTCGACGAGGGCGGCGCAGGAGCGGACCAGCTCGCGGCAGTCCCGGGGCGAGACGGAGCTCCCGACGCAGAGCATCTCGGCGCGGTCGTCGGTCCGGGCCACTCGGCACGAGGCCGAGTCGGAGAGCGCGGAGACGGCGGTGCGGACGAGGCAGTC
Protein-coding regions in this window:
- the LOC123168907 gene encoding uncharacterized protein; translated protein: MAPPPLHDLTHLLAEVASRLARPPGGAGPSSAAGDSLSANVSSLAAALNPGAAAPASSGTRVLDAALSLMCFDPQEVDRARLDCLVRTAVSALSDSASCRVARTDDRAEMLCVGSSVSPRDCRELVRSCAALVEKLGGRDVAGHSYDLLHAAVKTALLSPRYQCLFPSPYYREDGESSCEMGTISLDVTTHPSYQVLPSDGSIPPRVHLWHYDPSILKHDLSEMLREAITRPLLCLRKELHDRVAWRVIVICLVCSPPAFLEMRSLFHIWFLATGMGSVLGLCTAVVSSVIDLLLEPMGWGISMELGQKFPFTHAYFPSQQRDLLAILTGPISCRRFLDLVSYIEVTVFLGKTSSDDSSWKNIQSQPPKGSHFGKKQPSKGLVKFIYSSAWLTITNFPTWFNFATALLFHQEGSQGYLSEVLSEEKTAESISDISLAQRAAFYLSWVLCPSNVDECQLLAKNMVELSHSWARNNKRRPSYAHHTSTVNHRRKLRVPTVRDTEKLNVSTNPVSSLIKDFDDRCVKFCRISAVSQVQGAEQLDVPLSCPNFLHLRVPLGVLLVSSACISEQDCNVLLHYASTGLVMESKEGQTKRKDQAGNDVFSSSRGGSSERWALSGACLIFGWLDIIEDMSAVIFECEDTCRHFVSQLRTKTGPYLLKCVNLLLNEAGHDKDFVIDLRDKLLNWTNKGQRFDGCEAFKDVIVQMNAKIQPSS